A window of Rhizobium acidisoli contains these coding sequences:
- a CDS encoding cupin domain-containing protein, whose translation MKMIQAMALALVLGAATIAHADQPLQRTDLVRSDIDVPGHEAVQVRVDFAPGVLAPNHSHPGEEIAFVLDGTLEYRLEGREPVTLKAGQSLFIPSGVVHSAKNVGSGKASELATYIVHKGEPLVVPAK comes from the coding sequence ATGAAAATGATCCAGGCTATGGCCCTCGCCCTTGTTCTCGGCGCTGCCACGATAGCGCATGCGGACCAGCCGCTGCAGCGCACCGATCTCGTCCGGAGCGACATCGACGTGCCCGGCCATGAGGCCGTTCAGGTACGCGTCGATTTCGCCCCCGGCGTTCTCGCCCCCAATCATTCACATCCCGGCGAAGAGATCGCCTTCGTTCTCGATGGCACGCTGGAATACCGGCTCGAAGGCAGGGAGCCGGTGACCCTCAAGGCCGGCCAGTCCCTGTTCATTCCCTCCGGCGTGGTGCATTCGGCCAAGAACGTCGGCAGCGGCAAGGCGTCGGAGCTGGCGACCTATATCGTGCACAAGGGCGAGCCGCTGGTCGTGCCTGCCAAGTAA
- a CDS encoding DUF4168 domain-containing protein, which yields MITRYTSLAMMTAAVFSLLAFSPASAAETAQTQAQPPAQGQAPMQGQSGGTAAPAVSDQKLEAFAVAYLQVDKVRQEYSAKIGATKDEAGKQKLQAEAKKQMVDTVEASKDISVEEYSSILTAAQSDPALAKKVLEKIGTPPPAQPQQ from the coding sequence ATGATCACTCGTTACACATCCCTGGCAATGATGACCGCGGCTGTCTTCAGCCTGCTTGCTTTCAGCCCGGCATCCGCCGCGGAGACGGCCCAGACGCAAGCCCAGCCGCCGGCACAGGGCCAGGCGCCGATGCAGGGCCAGAGCGGCGGCACGGCGGCACCCGCCGTCAGCGATCAGAAACTCGAGGCCTTTGCCGTTGCCTATCTGCAGGTCGACAAGGTCAGGCAGGAATATTCGGCCAAGATCGGCGCGACGAAGGACGAGGCCGGCAAGCAAAAGCTGCAGGCTGAAGCCAAGAAGCAGATGGTCGATACCGTCGAAGCCTCCAAAGATATCTCCGTCGAGGAATATTCCTCGATCCTGACGGCCGCCCAGAGCGACCCGGCGCTGGCCAAGAAGGTGCTGGAAAAGATCGGCACCCCGCCGCCGGCGCAGCCGCAGCAATAG
- a CDS encoding antibiotic biosynthesis monooxygenase family protein, with translation MPIAALPEPPYYMVSFSSQRTKVDDGYGEMGYAMTELAKLQPGYLGFESVRGADGFGILISYWKDEDSIRAWKSVVDHIEAQNRGRSDWYSRYEIRVGLVERAYGFNLEEA, from the coding sequence ATGCCCATCGCCGCTTTACCTGAGCCGCCCTATTACATGGTCAGTTTTTCCTCTCAGCGAACCAAGGTCGACGATGGTTACGGCGAGATGGGATATGCGATGACGGAACTTGCAAAATTGCAGCCCGGATATCTCGGCTTCGAAAGCGTCCGTGGCGCAGACGGTTTTGGCATACTCATCTCCTATTGGAAGGATGAGGACAGCATTCGGGCCTGGAAATCAGTGGTCGACCATATCGAGGCGCAAAATCGTGGACGGTCAGATTGGTACAGCCGCTATGAGATTCGCGTTGGGCTCGTCGAACGAGCCTATGGCTTCAACCTTGAAGAGGCGTGA
- a CDS encoding DMT family transporter, producing MDRMASGWLNGFIGVVIFSGSLPATRVAVMQFDPVFLTVARAAIAGILALGLLIAFREKRPSGRDILSLAVVALGVVVGFPLLTALALQHVTSAHSIVFIGLLPLSTAIFGVIRGGERPKPAFWLFSVLGSALVAGFAVMQGLTASPVGDLLMLAAILVCGLGYAEGGRLSRTLGGWQVISWALVLSLPVMAAVAFLYRPASFAAIETPALIGLAYVSLFSMLIGFIFWYRGLSQGGIAAVGQLQLLQPFFGLALAATLLHESVTWSMLAVTVAVILCVAGAKRFAR from the coding sequence ATGGACCGCATGGCATCGGGATGGCTCAATGGTTTTATCGGGGTGGTGATCTTCAGCGGATCGCTGCCGGCGACCCGTGTGGCCGTGATGCAGTTCGATCCGGTTTTCCTCACCGTGGCGCGCGCGGCGATCGCCGGCATCCTCGCGCTCGGCCTGCTGATCGCTTTCCGGGAGAAGCGGCCGAGCGGGCGCGACATTCTCTCGCTGGCCGTCGTCGCGCTCGGTGTCGTGGTCGGTTTCCCCCTGCTGACGGCGCTGGCGCTGCAGCACGTCACATCGGCCCATTCCATCGTCTTCATCGGCCTGCTGCCGCTCTCGACGGCGATCTTCGGCGTGATCCGCGGCGGCGAGCGGCCGAAGCCGGCCTTCTGGCTGTTCTCCGTTCTCGGCAGCGCGCTGGTGGCGGGCTTCGCGGTGATGCAGGGCCTGACGGCATCACCGGTCGGTGACCTTCTGATGCTGGCGGCAATCCTCGTCTGCGGCCTCGGTTATGCCGAAGGCGGCCGGCTTTCGCGCACCCTTGGCGGCTGGCAGGTGATCTCCTGGGCGCTGGTTCTGTCGCTGCCGGTGATGGCCGCCGTGGCGTTTCTTTACCGGCCGGCGAGTTTCGCGGCGATAGAAACGCCGGCGCTGATCGGCCTTGCCTATGTCTCGCTGTTCTCCATGCTGATCGGCTTCATCTTCTGGTATCGCGGCCTGTCGCAGGGCGGCATCGCCGCCGTCGGCCAGCTGCAGCTGCTCCAGCCGTTTTTCGGCCTGGCGCTCGCCGCCACGCTGCTGCATGAGTCTGTGACGTGGAGCATGCTGGCTGTGACGGTTGCCGTTATTCTGTGCGTCGCCGGCGCAAAGAGGTTTGCTCGGTAG
- a CDS encoding PLP-dependent aminotransferase family protein, whose product MVQKAVRMNEGRTRVEMVVSTIRQRIAGRSLTPGARLPSVRGLAATLKLSTSTVVDAYERLVAEGAILARPGSGFYVANQAAPFALAEAGPKLDRAVDPFWISRQSLEADETDLKPGCGWLPPSWLPGEGIRRGLRTLARADQPALAEYGSPLGLPPLRQLISRRMGERGIEASPDQIMLADSGTQAIDLLCRFLLEPSDTVLVDDPCYFNFHALLRAHRAKIVGVPYTPSGPDIELFAQVVAEHRPRLYITNSAIHNPTGATLSPVTAHRLLKLADQFDLTIIEDDIFADFEYTPAPRLAAFDGLDRVIHIGSFSKTLSASARCGFVAAKPEWIDGLTDLKIATSFGGGRLTAELVLNVLSDGSYRKHTEMLRQRLSRAMSEVSAKLKGLGITPWLEPQAGMFLWCRLPNGIDAADVARAALERKIVLAPGNAFSLSQSATNFMRFNVSQMLDARVFEVLGDVLGRQGT is encoded by the coding sequence ATGGTGCAGAAAGCAGTACGGATGAACGAAGGACGCACACGGGTGGAGATGGTCGTCTCAACGATCAGGCAGCGCATTGCCGGCCGCAGCCTGACGCCCGGCGCAAGATTGCCTTCCGTCCGAGGTCTGGCCGCGACATTGAAGCTGTCAACTTCGACTGTGGTGGATGCCTATGAGCGTCTCGTCGCCGAAGGGGCGATCCTCGCAAGGCCGGGCTCGGGATTTTACGTCGCCAACCAGGCCGCCCCCTTTGCGCTCGCCGAGGCCGGGCCGAAGCTCGACCGCGCCGTCGATCCCTTCTGGATATCCCGGCAATCGCTGGAGGCTGATGAAACCGATCTGAAGCCCGGCTGCGGCTGGCTGCCGCCTTCCTGGCTGCCAGGGGAAGGCATACGCCGCGGGTTGAGAACCCTTGCCCGCGCCGATCAGCCGGCGCTTGCCGAGTACGGCTCGCCGCTCGGCCTGCCGCCATTGCGCCAGCTGATTTCGCGGCGCATGGGCGAACGCGGCATCGAAGCCTCTCCCGATCAGATCATGCTCGCCGATTCCGGCACGCAGGCGATCGATCTGCTCTGCCGCTTCCTGCTGGAACCCAGCGACACGGTGCTGGTCGACGACCCCTGCTATTTCAATTTCCATGCGCTGCTGCGCGCCCACCGCGCAAAGATCGTCGGCGTCCCCTATACGCCCTCCGGTCCCGATATCGAGCTGTTTGCCCAAGTCGTCGCCGAACATCGGCCGCGGCTCTACATCACCAACTCCGCCATCCACAATCCGACTGGTGCAACGCTTTCCCCGGTGACGGCCCATCGGCTTCTGAAACTCGCCGATCAGTTCGACCTCACCATCATCGAGGACGATATCTTCGCCGATTTCGAATATACGCCGGCGCCGCGCCTCGCCGCTTTCGACGGCCTCGATCGGGTCATCCACATCGGCAGCTTTTCGAAGACCCTGTCGGCCTCGGCCCGCTGCGGCTTCGTCGCTGCCAAACCGGAATGGATCGATGGCCTGACCGACCTCAAGATCGCCACCTCCTTCGGCGGCGGCCGGTTGACGGCGGAACTGGTGCTGAACGTCTTGAGCGACGGCAGCTATCGGAAACACACGGAAATGCTGAGACAACGGCTCTCCCGGGCGATGAGCGAGGTCTCGGCCAAGCTGAAGGGCCTGGGGATAACGCCCTGGCTGGAGCCTCAGGCCGGTATGTTCCTCTGGTGCCGCCTGCCGAACGGTATCGATGCGGCTGATGTGGCCCGCGCCGCGCTGGAAAGGAAGATCGTGCTGGCCCCCGGCAACGCTTTCAGCTTGTCACAATCGGCAACGAATTTCATGCGGTTCAATGTGTCGCAGATGTTGGATGCAAGAGTGTTCGAGGTGCTGGGGGATGTGTTGGGGAGGCAGGGGACGTGA
- a CDS encoding response regulator, translating into MVTVLCIEDEVEIRNLLVEELTEAGYRTLEASNGAEGLEMILSKWPDIVISDISMPVMDGHQLLAEIQINHPELSNIPFILLTALTDRENTLAGLRAGAADYLTKPLDFDLLLAKLEGCVTRLENDKAVNRSF; encoded by the coding sequence ATGGTTACAGTCCTGTGCATAGAAGATGAAGTCGAGATCCGGAACCTCCTTGTCGAAGAGTTGACCGAAGCCGGCTACAGGACGCTCGAGGCCTCGAATGGCGCCGAAGGGCTGGAAATGATCCTGTCGAAATGGCCCGACATCGTCATCAGCGATATTTCCATGCCGGTCATGGACGGGCACCAGCTTCTGGCCGAAATTCAGATCAACCACCCCGAGCTCTCCAACATCCCCTTCATCCTGCTGACGGCGCTGACCGACCGGGAAAACACGCTTGCCGGCCTTCGCGCCGGTGCGGCGGACTACCTGACGAAACCGCTCGATTTCGACCTGCTGCTCGCCAAGCTCGAAGGCTGCGTGACGCGGCTGGAGAACGACAAGGCGGTCAATCGGTCGTTTTGA
- a CDS encoding sensor histidine kinase gives MRVNFSAAGAVKRLQILKVRLTSHITFVLVTLTCAAAVLLCGFAWLAAIKVDDLSLRRQADFVRQGLEEQIAALPREQESVAKWDDAFLYAKQRNHEWLLDNIGRWTSQYFGHDRTYIFDDTNRLMFAFRDGADAMPPRLGSDDGQEMTTLAGEMRAVLVEQAAKPGTKPLGQLATVRTIMIGNRPAIASARPILPSSARMQIEAGQEFIAISVKFIDGKAAESIAHYARLEGLHFASKSNDERVQVPVLSHDGGTIGYLVWPPILPGFMLFQQIAPAGLGCLALLIAVVFWLGRGLHRTSLTLLDSQAELTHHRNHLEEMVADRTAEIERQREELDRLLVHERQVNALQRQFVAMASHEFRTPLAIIDAAAQRLCRSTTNVSGDYVHEKAGVIRSAVVRMVDLMESILASGRLETGQITLKRSEGDLKALLVTCCDRQRHLSRSHLFHLDLEPIPEGLTFDRSAMEQVFTNLISNAVKYSPNAPDIHVRARVDEKTLEIAIIDSGIGMDADDLPKLFQPYYRARSATGIAGTGIGLNVVKQVVELHGGTVEVTSELGKGTTFIIRLPIGSLLSDQHVAA, from the coding sequence TTGCGTGTCAATTTCTCGGCAGCAGGCGCCGTCAAAAGGTTGCAGATATTGAAGGTCAGGCTAACATCCCACATTACATTCGTCTTGGTGACACTCACCTGTGCGGCGGCTGTGTTGCTGTGCGGATTTGCGTGGCTCGCCGCCATAAAGGTCGATGATCTCTCGCTCCGCCGGCAGGCCGATTTTGTCCGGCAGGGACTGGAAGAACAGATCGCGGCGCTTCCCCGGGAACAGGAAAGCGTTGCCAAATGGGACGACGCCTTCCTTTATGCCAAGCAGCGGAACCATGAATGGCTGCTCGACAATATCGGCCGGTGGACGAGCCAGTATTTCGGGCACGACAGGACCTATATCTTCGACGATACTAATCGCCTGATGTTTGCGTTCCGCGACGGCGCGGATGCCATGCCGCCGCGGCTTGGCAGCGACGACGGCCAAGAAATGACCACGCTTGCCGGAGAGATGCGCGCGGTTCTCGTCGAGCAGGCGGCAAAGCCCGGCACCAAACCGCTTGGTCAGCTGGCGACGGTTCGCACGATCATGATTGGCAATCGGCCGGCGATCGCAAGCGCGCGGCCCATTCTGCCGAGCTCGGCCAGAATGCAGATCGAGGCCGGCCAGGAGTTCATCGCCATCTCGGTCAAGTTCATCGATGGAAAAGCCGCCGAAAGCATCGCCCATTATGCGCGCCTCGAAGGGCTGCATTTCGCGTCGAAAAGCAATGACGAACGGGTCCAAGTGCCGGTCTTGTCCCATGACGGCGGCACGATCGGTTATCTCGTATGGCCGCCGATCCTGCCCGGATTCATGCTCTTTCAACAGATCGCGCCGGCCGGGCTTGGCTGCCTGGCACTGCTGATCGCTGTCGTCTTCTGGCTCGGACGCGGTCTGCATCGGACCTCGCTGACCCTGCTGGACAGCCAGGCTGAGCTCACCCACCACCGCAACCACCTGGAAGAGATGGTGGCCGATCGAACGGCCGAAATCGAACGGCAGAGGGAGGAGCTGGACCGGCTGCTCGTGCACGAGCGCCAGGTGAATGCGCTCCAGCGCCAGTTCGTCGCCATGGCGTCGCACGAGTTTCGCACGCCGCTCGCAATCATCGACGCCGCGGCCCAGCGGCTCTGCCGCTCGACCACCAATGTCAGCGGCGATTACGTTCACGAAAAAGCCGGCGTGATCCGCAGCGCGGTGGTACGCATGGTCGATCTGATGGAGAGCATCCTCGCCAGTGGCCGGCTCGAAACCGGACAGATTACACTGAAGCGGAGCGAGGGCGATCTGAAAGCCTTGCTCGTCACCTGCTGCGACAGGCAGCGCCACCTCAGCCGCTCGCATCTGTTCCATCTCGATCTCGAGCCCATACCCGAGGGTTTGACGTTCGACCGCAGCGCGATGGAGCAGGTCTTCACCAACCTGATTTCGAACGCCGTCAAATATTCGCCCAATGCACCCGATATCCATGTTCGCGCCCGGGTTGATGAAAAGACGCTGGAGATCGCCATCATCGACAGCGGCATCGGCATGGATGCGGATGATCTGCCGAAGCTGTTTCAGCCCTATTACCGCGCCCGCAGCGCGACGGGCATTGCCGGAACCGGTATCGGGCTCAACGTCGTCAAGCAGGTCGTCGAACTGCATGGCGGCACCGTCGAGGTGACGAGCGAGCTCGGCAAGGGCACAACATTTATCATTCGCCTGCCAATAGGGTCTCTATTGTCGGATCAACACGTCGCAGCTTAG
- a CDS encoding PQQ-binding-like beta-propeller repeat protein, giving the protein MKKSAANILREYGPFLGAERVNGVTFDGEHVWFASGDKLNALDPASGEVVRSIEVASHAGTAFDGEFLYQIAEDVIHKIDPKTGHILSTIPAPGNGGDSGLAWAEGTLWVGQHRGRRIHQIDPETGKILRTIESNRVVTGVTWVDGQLWHGTWEGDDSDVRRINPETGEVLERLDMPEGTGVSGLESDGGDCFFCGGGGSGKIRAVRRPG; this is encoded by the coding sequence ATGAAAAAATCAGCTGCGAATATCCTGCGTGAATATGGGCCTTTTCTCGGCGCTGAGCGCGTCAACGGCGTCACCTTCGACGGCGAGCACGTCTGGTTCGCTTCGGGCGACAAACTGAACGCGCTCGATCCCGCAAGCGGCGAGGTGGTGCGCTCCATCGAGGTCGCCTCGCATGCCGGGACCGCTTTCGACGGAGAGTTCCTTTATCAGATCGCCGAGGACGTCATTCACAAGATCGACCCGAAGACCGGCCATATCCTTTCCACCATCCCGGCACCCGGCAATGGCGGCGATTCCGGCCTCGCCTGGGCCGAGGGCACGCTCTGGGTTGGCCAGCATCGCGGCCGCAGGATCCATCAGATCGATCCCGAAACCGGCAAGATCCTCCGCACCATCGAATCCAACCGCGTCGTCACCGGCGTGACCTGGGTCGACGGCCAGCTCTGGCACGGCACCTGGGAGGGCGACGACAGCGACGTCAGGCGCATCAATCCGGAAACCGGAGAGGTGCTGGAGCGGCTCGACATGCCCGAAGGCACCGGCGTCTCCGGCCTCGAGTCCGACGGCGGCGACTGCTTCTTCTGCGGAGGCGGCGGCAGCGGGAAGATCCGCGCGGTGCGCCGGCCGGGGTGA
- a CDS encoding DUF899 domain-containing protein: MTAQLNATRQQWLAARLDLLEEEKELTRRSDALAVKRQQLPRVGIDKEYRFDTEGGNLSLKDLFGGRSQLLVYHFMFGPDYTAGCPSCSSIADGFNGVFVHLENHDVAFWAVSRAPLTKLQAFKQRMGWSFPWASSFGSDFNGDFSVWFSAEDQRRGDIEYNYRLEPPAPEPLAGQTVQQWQQPDGEGPVAQIAAMTGTDVMTYTRDRPGVSAFELVDGAVYHSYSSYARGLDGLWGMYQWLDRAPKGRNETGIWWRHHDRYGKE; encoded by the coding sequence ATGACGGCACAGCTCAACGCAACACGCCAGCAATGGCTGGCAGCAAGGCTCGATCTGCTCGAGGAGGAGAAGGAATTGACGCGGCGGAGCGACGCGCTGGCGGTCAAGCGCCAGCAATTGCCGCGTGTTGGGATTGATAAGGAATACCGCTTCGACACCGAAGGCGGCAACCTCTCGCTGAAGGATCTCTTCGGCGGCCGTTCGCAGCTGCTCGTCTATCACTTCATGTTCGGGCCTGATTATACCGCCGGATGCCCGTCCTGCTCCTCGATTGCCGACGGTTTCAATGGCGTCTTCGTCCATCTCGAAAACCACGACGTCGCCTTTTGGGCGGTGTCGCGGGCGCCGCTGACAAAGCTTCAGGCATTCAAGCAGCGCATGGGCTGGAGCTTCCCCTGGGCCTCGTCCTTCGGCAGCGATTTCAACGGCGATTTCAGCGTCTGGTTCAGTGCCGAAGATCAGCGCCGGGGCGATATAGAATACAACTACCGGCTTGAGCCGCCGGCCCCCGAACCGCTCGCCGGCCAAACCGTGCAGCAATGGCAGCAGCCTGACGGAGAAGGCCCGGTTGCCCAAATCGCCGCCATGACCGGCACCGATGTCATGACCTACACCCGCGACCGGCCGGGAGTCAGTGCCTTCGAACTCGTCGACGGTGCGGTCTATCACAGCTATTCCAGCTATGCCCGCGGCCTGGATGGACTTTGGGGCATGTATCAATGGCTCGACCGCGCGCCCAAGGGCCGCAACGAAACCGGCATCTGGTGGCGCCATCACGACCGCTACGGCAAGGAGTAA